A region from the Toxotes jaculatrix isolate fToxJac2 chromosome 2, fToxJac2.pri, whole genome shotgun sequence genome encodes:
- the rnf114 gene encoding E3 ubiquitin-protein ligase RNF114, with protein sequence MAMLGGFSAAQHKKNVSDGNSDVSEFICPVCLEIFESPVKTQCGHTFCHSCLQECLRPHKPVCAVCRAVLGHWTKAADLEALIQSSVAACKGCGTQIGLSQMRSHTASCSKYQDYIEEGVRTTAQNQPAIISPVPNRYTFTCPYCNCQNLDQDGLVEHCTSQHARDARQVVCPICASMPWGDPNYRSADFFQHLKIRHTFSYDTFVDYSTDEHTMIQEALQRSLLDN encoded by the exons atggcGATGCTCGGAGGGTTTAGCGCAGCACAGCACAAGAAAAACGTCTCTGACGGGAACAGCGACGTGTCAGAATTCATTTGTCCGGTGTGTCTCGAAATTTTCGAGAGTCCAGTAAAAACTCAATGCGGCCATAC GTTTTGCCATAGTTGTCTGCAGGAGTGTTTGCGTCCACACAAGCCTGTCTGCGCTGTATGTAGGGCTGTGCTTGGCCACTGGACTAAAGCTGCTGATCTAGAGGCCCTCATTCAATCATCTGTGGCAGCCTGCAAAGGATGTGGAACTCAG ATTGGACTTTCTCAGATGAGAAGCCACACAGCTAGCTGTTCAAAATACCAGGACTACATTGAAGAGGGAGTGAGGACCACTGCCCAGAACCAGCCTGCCATCATCAG CCCAGTGCCAAATCGCTACACCTTCACCTGCCCGTACTGCAACTGCCAGAACCTCGATCAGGATGGCCTGGTTGAACATTGCACTTCCCAGCATGCCCGAGACGCACGACAAGTA GTTTGCCCCATCTGTGCCTCAATGCCTTGGGGGGACCCTAACTACAGGAGCGCTGACTTTTTCCAGCACCTGAAGATCAGGCACACCTTCTCCTATGATACCTTTGTT GACTACTCCACAGATGAGCACACAATGATCCAGGAGGCTCTACAGCGCTCCCTATTGGACAACTGA